GATCGGTTGCTCATCGGCGCACCGCAGGCTGCATACGAGCCTGCCGGACGGACCGGCACGGCGCGCGGGTGCAACCGGCCCGCGGACGAGGGGAAGAACAGATGGACCTGCAGCTCACCGGGAAGTCCGCGTTCGTCAGCGGCTCGACTCAAGGCATCGGATACGCGATCGCGCGGGCGCTGGCCGGCGAGGGTGTCGACGTCATCCTGAACGGCCGCGACCCGGTGCGGCTCGACGCGGCGGTCGAGGCGCTCCGGCACGACGTGCCCGGCGTGTCCGTCACCGGCCTGGCGGCCGACTTCACCGACCCCGGCCAGGTGGAACGGCTGTGCGCCGAGATCCCGGACGTCGACATCCTGATCAACAACGTCGGGCTCTTCGAGATCAAGGAGTTCGCGCTGGTCACGGACGCGGACTGGCGGACGTACTTCGAGGTCAACGTGCTCAGCGGGGTCCGGCTGTCCCGGCGGCTGCTGCCGGCGATGCTGGAGCGCGGCTGGGGCCGGGTCGTCTTCGTCAGCAGCGAGTCCGGCGTCGACATCCCCGCCAACATGATCCACTACGGCACGACCAAGACCGCGATGCTCTCGGTCGGCAACGGCCTCGCGAAGCTCACCAAGGGCACCGCCGTGACCGTCAACTCGGTGCTCGGCGGCCCCACCTACTCCGACGGCGTCGCCGCCACGGTCCGGGGACTGGCCGAGGCGCAGGCCGTCCCGGAGGAGGCGATGAAGGCGGCGATCATCGGCACGAACCAGACCACGCTGCTGGGCCGCTTCATCACACCGGACGAGATCGCGAACGCGGTCACGTTCGTGACCAGCCCGCTCGCGTCCGCGATCAACGGCTCCGCGGTACGCGTCGACGGCGGCGTGCTGACCACGCTGCTGTAGGCGGGGGCCGGAGCACCGCCGGCGAGCCGGATGCCAGAACCGCCTTCCCGCTTCCGGCGGGTCGTTCGGGCCCGACGGGCGCCCCGGCCGGCGGCGGGTTCCCGCGCCCGGTGCCGGCCGATCGCGCCCGGTTGGTACGGTCCGGCCGGTGACCGACCCGCCGCTGTTCGCCGCCGCCCATGCCGGAGACCTCGATACGGTCCGGCGCCTGATCCGCGAGGGCGCGGCGCTGGAGGAGCGCGGTTCCTGGGGCCGCACCCCGTTGGCCGCCGCCGCGCGGGGCGGGCACGCGGACGTGCTGGAGCTGCTGCTGGCGGCCGGCGCGGACCCGGCCGCCCGGGACAACCAGCGCCACGTCCCGCTCGACCACGCGGCGACCGCCGGTGTCGCCCGGCTGTTGCTCGCCGCCACCGGATCGGCCGAACCGCACGGCCGCGCCACGGCCGGACCGCACGGCCACGCCACGACCGAACCGCACGGCCGCGCCACGGCCGGACCGCACGGCCACGTCACGGCCGGGATGCACGGCCGCGTCACGGCCGGGCCGCACGGCCGCGTCATGGCCGGGATGCAGGGCCACGTCACGGCCGGCCGGGACGAGGTCGTGGCGGTGCTGCTCGAGGGTGGCGCGGACCCGCACACGCGCGACTCGCACGGACGGTCCGCGCTGCATCACGCCCGTACCGCCGGCATGGTGCGGATGCTGGTGGCCGCCGGTGCCTCACCGCACGCGATCGACCGGGACGGGCTCACACCGCTGCACGGGGCGCCGGACGCGGGGATCGCGCGGGCGCTGCTGGCCGCCGGTGCCGACCCGCACGCGACCGACCCCCGGGGTCGCACGCCGCTGCACACCGCGACCGCGCCGGACGTGATCGAGGTCCTGCTCGAGGCGGGCGTGCCGGCCGACGTGCGCGACGGCCGGGGCTGGACGCCGCTGGCGTACCTGGCGGGCGGCCACTCCGCGGACTCGGTGCGCGCCATCCGGCTCCTGATCGACGCCGGCGCGGACGTCACCCGCCGGAACGCCGACGGGATCGCGCCGATCCACCGGCTGCGGCGGTGGTCGAGCACGCTGCCCGAGTCCGCCGCGCGGGCCGCGATCCGGCGGCGGCAGCTGGCGGTGGCCGAGCCGGCCGTGCACGCCGGGCTGGTCCGCCGGGTCGCGGCGGACCGGGCGATCGGGCTGCCGCAGCGCTGCGCGGTCGTGCATCCCGGCGGCGCCGAGGCGGTCACGGCCGGGCCGGACGGCATCCTGGTCCGCTGGTCGCTGGAGGGTGCCGCGCCACGGCCCACCGAGGTCACCGGCACCGACCGGCCGCCGTTCGCCGCGCTCGCCGTCTCCCCGGACGGCACGCTGCTGGCGCTGGCCGGTGGCGAGAACCAGCCGCTGGAGATCCGCCGCTGGGACCGGCTGGACGAGGTCGTCGCCGTCGTCGAGGAGCTGCCGTCCTGCGAGTCGGTGTCGTTCTCGCCGGACGGCCGGCTGATCGCGGCCGGCTGGTGGTCACCCGGCGGCGGTCACGGACTCGCCGTGATCACGCCGGCCGGCCGGCGGGTGTCCTACGTCGACGCGCACGCGCACGGCGTCGAGGGCCTCGCCTTCGCGCCGGACGGCCGACTGGTGGTCTCCTGGCTGGGCGACGGCGCCGGTGAGCTCGCGCTCGTCGATCCGGACCCGGACGACCCCGGCGACGTCACCTTCGAGGGCATCGCCTGCCGGGTCGAGGCGCTGTCCTTCGCCCCCGACGGCCGGCGGCTCGCGGTCTGCGGCGCCGCGCCGTCCGACGTGCGCACCTCGACCGCCGAGCCCGGCATGATCGTGGTCTTCGACGCCGTCACCCGCCGGCCGGTGTGGGAACTCACCGTCGACCGCCGGGTCAAGCAGCACCTGCAGAGCTGGCACGAGACGGTCAAGCCGCTGTCCGTCTGCTTCACCCCCGACGGCCGCCGCGTGGTGGCCGGCCTGACCGGTGGCCTGCTGATCCTGGACGCGGACACCGGCGCGGTCGTGCACGCCCGCCCCTGGTGGCCGCGGAACGTCACCTCCGTCCACGCCGTCGACCCGTCATCGGTCCTGGTCACCACGCCCGACGGCTTCCACCGCATCGCCGTCCCGACCGGCTGACACGCCAGGCGCCCGGCCGGGCAACCGGCCAGACGAACCAGCCGGACAACAGGCCGGGTGACCGGGCCGCGCGACCGAGCCGCGCGACCGAGCGCGCGACAAGCGACCGGGCCGGACGCGACGCGCGATGTGGATCGGTGCTGGACGGGAGCCGCGGATCTGACCCGGCCGCCCACCGACCGGCTCCGCCGCCGCGGGCGTAGCGGAGCGCCGGCGGAGTCGGAGCCCTCGGCGCGGTTGGCCCGCGGGAGCATGCGGGCCGCACCACGCCGGAAGCGGGAAAATCGGTGTGCGGGTTCGCGGGTTCGGCGATGGACGCCGGGCGTGACGTGCGGCATGCGCTGGAGCGTGCCGGGGCGGAGCCGGTCAGCCGGCGGCGTCGCGGTCGCGGCGGGCGGGGATCGGGACGAGGACGCCGAGGACCATGAACCGGGCCGGCCAGATCCTCCTGCCGCTGGCGTCCTCCACGCCGTCGACGATCGCCGACCGCCGCCGCCCCCTTCGACGTGACCGTCCTCAGCGCACCCGGCGGGCGGTGAACTGCATGCGTGGCGTGGCGTAGAAGTCCTGGGCCTCGATCAGCTGGAGTTCGCGTTCGCCGGACCGGTAGGTGGTCTCGATCAGGTCGAAGACGCTGGACGCCGTGCGCTCCAGCGACACCGCCGCGTCCCGGGTGGCGACGTAGTGCGCGGTGAACAGCGCGGCCGTGACGTCACCGGAACCGTTGGCCTTGAACGGCAGGTGCGGGGTGGTCACCAGCCAGGCGCCGGTGTCGTCCACGACGAGCATCTCGATCGTGCCCTCGGCCCGGTCGGGGCGTTCCACGCTGGTGACCAGCACGGTGGCCGGGCCCATGGCACGGGCCAGGTCGGCGGAGGCGAGCGTCGACTCGATGCTCGCCGGTTCGGTGCCGGTCAGGAAGCCGAGCTCGAACTGGTTCGGCGTGATGATGTCGGCCACCGGCACGACCCGGTCGCGCAGCAGGGCGGGGATCTCGGGTGCGACGAAGCACCCGGACTTGGCGTTGCCCATGACCGGATCGCAGGCGTAGAGCGCGGCCGGGTTCGCGGCCTTCACCCGGCGCACGGCGTCGACGATGACGTCACCGATGCCGACGCCACCCTGGTAGCCGGAGAGCACCGCGTCGATGCGCGGGAACACCCCGCGCTCCTCCACGCCGAGGATGATCTCGGCCACGTCGGCCGGTGCGATGAGCGGCCCGCGCCAGGCGCCGTAACCGGTGTGGTTGGAGAAGTTCACCGTCGGCACCGGGACGACCTCGACGCCGATGCGCTGCAACGGGAACACCGCCGCGGAGTTGCCGACATGACCGTGGGCAACCGCCGACTGGATGGACAAGACTCGCATAATCGCAGCTTAGTAACCCGGGCCCGGTCGCCGGGACGGTGGTTCCGCACCGGGCCACGCGGCCGGTGGGCCGGTGCGCGGGCCGGCCGGCGCTCCGCCGTTCGCCATCCGACCGGACCGCAGCGTCGGCGGTAACACTTTTCCCGATACGAATTCCGGCACGTTCTGGAATTCGCGCGCGCGTTTCCGGTTATGCGGGAATCGGTCCGCGGGTCACCATGTCGAAACGCTTGCCGAAGCATTTCGCGGCGGTTATGTTGGCGCTCACATAGACACATTTGAGATTGTCTATCTATTGCGCCGGAAGGAATCCGTGATGAGACGTACCGTCATGTCCGTGTTCGCCGTGGCGGCGGTGGCCGCCGGCGTCGTGATCGGCGGGGTCGCCGAGGCCGGCACCACGCTAGGCGCCTCCGCGGCGGAGAAGGGCCGTTACTACGGCGCCGCGATCGCGGCCGGGAAGCTCGGCGACTCCGTCTACACCGGTATCCTGAATCGGGAGTTCAATTCCGTCACGGCGGAGAACGAGATGAAGTGGGACGCGACCGAGCCGTCCCAGGGGCGTTTCAGTTACGCCAATGCCGACCGGATCGTCAACCACGCCCGGTCGCGCGGCATGCTCGTCCGCGGGCACGCGCTGCTCTGGCACCAGCAGCAGCCGGGCTGGGCACAGAGCCTGTCGGGCAGCGCGCTGCGCAACGCCGCGATCAACCACGTCACCCAGGTCGCCACCTACTACCGCGGCAAGATCCACTCCTGGGACGTGGTGAACGAGGCATTCGCCGACGGCGGTGGCGGCGGGCGCCGCGACTCGAACCTGCAGCGCACCGGCAACGACTGGATCGAGGCCGCGTTCCGGGCCGCGCGGGCCGCCGACCCGGGCGCGAAACTCTGCTACAACGACTACAACACGGACGGGATCAACGCGAAGTCGACCGGCATCTACAACATGGTGCGTGACTTCAAGGCCCGGGGCGTGCCCATCGACTGCGTGGGCTTCCAGTCGCACCTGACGAACTCGGCGCCGGCCGACTACCAGGCGAACCTGCAGCGCTTCGCGGACCTGGGCGTGGACGTGCAGATCACCGAGCTGGACATCTCCGGCGCCGGCCAGGCCACCGCGTACGGCGCGGTGACGCGCGCGTGCCTGGCGGTCGCCCGGTGCACCGGCATCACGGTGTGGGGCATCCGGGACACCGACTCGTGGCGCACCGGCCAGAACCCGCTGCTGTTCGACGGCAACGGCGGCAAGAAGGCCGCGTACACGGCGGTGCTGAACGCGCTCAACGGCGGCGGCTCGACGGTGCCGACCGGCGGGCCCTCGTCGCCGCCGCCCGGCGGGACCGGCGGCTGCGCCGCGAGCGTGTCGCTGAACGCCTGGACCGGCGGATACGTCGCCACCGTCCGGGTGACCGCCGGATCGTCGCCGATCAGCGGCTGGACCGTCGGCGTGACCGTCCCGTCCGGTGGCGCGATCACCGGCGTGTGGAGCGCGACCGGTTCCGCCACCACCGGCGCCGTGGCGTTCCGCAACGTCGACTACAACGGCACGCTCGCCGCCGGCGCCGCCACCGAGTTCGGCTTCCAGGGCACCGGCACCGCACCGGCGGGCACGCCGACCTGCCAGCCCGGCTGACCGTACGCGCATCCGGCGCCGGAGGGGCACGCCGCCCCTCCGGCGTCACTCCGCCAGCGGCGCGCGGACCAGGAACGAGCTGTCCGCGCGGAACGCGTCGGTGCCGTCGGACCGGTCCACCCACAGTTCGCCGCCGCGGTGACGCAGGAAGTAGCCGGGGTAGTTCTTCGACTCCAGCGTCACCGCGCCCGGCCCGGCACCGGGCCGCGGGCAGAACGTGGCGTCACCGCGGAACAGTTCGGTGCGGTCGCGGATGTTCAGCACCAGCCGCCAGGACGCGTGCCGCAGATACCGCCCGTCGGAGAACCGGAACGTTACACAGGCCGGGTCGGCCAAGCCCTCGAGCGCCTCGAACGTCGCCTGGGTGCGGACCGCCTCGGCACCGGCGGGACCGGCCGGGGTCAGCACGCCGACGCTGCGGGCGACCGCGAGGTAGGTGCCGGGCGCGTTCACGGACTCCAGCGACACCGGGCCGGGCCGCACCACGCCGGGCGCCACCGCACCGGGCGGCACCGTGCCGGTGGCGGCCGGTGCGGTGCCGCCCGGTGCCGGAGCGGCCACCGGGCCGGGCGCCGCGACCTCGACCGCGCCGACGGTGACGCCGGTGGCCAGCACGCCCGCCAGCATCGCCGCCACGATCGGATGCGCCGCGAGCGCCTGGGCCAGCACGCCGGCCGCACCCGCGCCACCGGCCGCGACCGGTGCGGCGCCCGCGACGGCGCCACCGCCCGCGGTGCCGGCGGCGGTCGTCCCGGCGGCCAGCGCGGTGCCGGCCGCCGCCTTGCCGACCGTCGTCTCGGCCAGGACCGCGGCCGCCAGGCCGGCCGGGACCGGCAGCAGCGTCAGCGCCGGGAACAGCCGCTCCACCGGGAGCAGACCGCGGGCGGCCGCGCCGCACACCGGGCAGCCGCGCACGTGCCGGGCCGCGCGCTTGCGCCACAGCGGTCCCGGCACGCCGTCCCACCGCTGCATCGCGGCCGCGAGTCGCGCGCACCGGGGCCGGGCCTCCAGCGCGCGCACGACCGCGCGGCTGGTCTCGAGGCGCTCCCGCATCCGCTGGATCCGCACGCCCGCGTGGGCGACGCCGACGCCGAGCGCGGCCGCCAGCTCCGCGCGGTCCATCTCGCGCGCGCTCTCCAGCCACCACAGCGTCAGCAGCACCCGGTCGTCCGGGTCGAGCCACCGGCCGGCCCGCCGCACCGTCCGGCGCTGCGCGAACAGCTCCGCGCGGGCCATCGCACCGGCCTCGAACGCGGCGTCCGGCAGGTCGGCGGCGTCGTCCAGCACGGTCGTCCGCTCGGCGGCCCGCGCGGAGCGCTCCAGGTGCGTGCCGACGCGGCGGACTGCGATCGACACCAGCCACAGCCGGAAGCTCTCCGGCTCGCGCAGCGACGGAAGGCGGCGCAGCGCCCGGACCATCACGTCCTGGACCACGTCGTCGACGTCCGGCCGCCCGTCCAGCCCACGGCGCACGATCGTGTAGACCAGCGGAAGGTGCGCGGTGATCAACTCGTCCAGGGCCCGGGCGTCCCCGGCCCGCGCCGCGACGACCAGGCGTGTCTCGTTCTCGCCGACCGCGCGCAACGTCACCTCATCCTCCGGAGAGGAATCGACTGTGAACGATTGTGGCGGGCCACGTCAACATCTGCCGGGCATCGATGTCGCGGCGCGGCCGGGCTCAGCCGACCGTCACGGTCGCGCCCAGCTGGTTGAAGCCGGTCACCGCCTCCCAGGTGCCGGTGTTCGCGGTGCGGATCGCGTACTCCGGCCGGTCGGGCAGCAGCGGATCCGGCAGGTTGAGCAGCAGCTGGTAGCTGCCGGGCGCGAGCGTGCCGGGCAGCGTGAGCGTCTCGGTGACGGTCGTGGTGGTGCCGGCCGCCCAGCGGCGCGGGTCCGCGGTGAGCGGCAACCGGGTGACCGCCCCGGTGGACGTGGCGCGCAGGATCAGCTCGGCGCCGCGCGGGTTGATCGGCGCGGCCCAGCCGTCGTTGCGCACGGTCAGCCGGACCGGCAGCGCGCCACCGGCCGTGGCCTTCTCCGGGTACGTGCCGTCGACCAGCGTGAACCGGTAGCCGAGCTGCCGTTCCACGGTCGTCAGGCAGCCACCGGCGCGGAAGCCGTCGATCACGCCCGGGTGGTAGTCGTGGTTGAGGTACGTCCAGTGGAACCGGGCCATCTCCGCGGTCGCGACCGGGCACCGGGTGCGGGTCTCGTGCACGGCGCACGTCTCGCCGCCCATCGCGGTGTACCGGGTCTCGGCCGCCAGGTACGGGTACTCGGCCGCGGTGTCGGTGTACGTGCCCTGGTCGGTCGCGTCGGCCAGGAAGCAATCGTTGTGGTGACCGGTGCGGGCGGCCGCGGAGCCGTCGTGGGCCTGCGCGTCCGTGAGCGCCGCGGTGCCGTACATGGTGCGCTTGAAGTTCGGCGTGCGCAGCTGCACCATCCGGGTGGCCGGCAGCACCTGGAGAATCTTGTCGTGGACCGCCTTGCGGGCGGCCCGGTCGGCCGCCGTGACGACGCCGTTGTTGCCGAAGTTCTGCGTGTAGTAGCCCTCGCCCCAGGCACCGACGAAGCCGGACTGCATGACCTCGATGACGTCGGCGTTGCGGCTCAGGTACGGCGCGAGCTGGTCGAGGTGGGCTAGGACGCGGTCCTTCGGGGCGTCGGCGCCGTCCGCGGAGTCGGTGTAGGCGAACCGCAACACCATCTTCAGACCCGCCGCGCGTACGGTGTCGAACTGCTTCTGCAGATGGGCCAGCGTCGCCGCGTCGATCGGCCCGGTGCGGAACTCGCGCAGGTAGAACACGCACATGACCAGGGAGATCTTCGCGTCGGTACGGTACGAGCGCAGCGCCGCCTCGCCGAACGCGGCCGAGTCGCACTCACCGGCGTGCCGGTACAGGCCCCGTTCCGGGTTCGCGATGATCTCGTCGGACGCGGCGTAGGTGACGGTGCCGCCCGGAACCGGCGACGCGGGCGGGTCCGACGGAGCCGGTGAGGCCGGCGCGTCCCCGTGCCGCTGGGTGATCTTCTCGGAGGTCTGCTCCGGCGCCTCGGCCTGGAAGACCAGGTCGGTGTCGCCCGGCGTGGCCGTCTCACCGATCGCGGCGCGCGGCAGCGTCCAGGTCGCGACGCCGTCCGCGTGCGTGTGCGGGACCGGGGTGACCGGCGTCCAGTTCCAGCCGGCCCCGCCGTGCCGGTAGAGCGTCGCGTTCTCCAGCAGGAACTCCGCGCCGACCGCACCCTGCGCGAACCCGGTGGCCGCGTCCCGGTCGGTGTCGAGGTACGCCCGGGTGAACTCCGGCGTCCCGGAGTACGCGAACCGGTAGGTCACGTCCGT
This genomic window from Catenuloplanes niger contains:
- a CDS encoding DUF4832 domain-containing protein — protein: MPSTLRWIGGGLALALTAGLGVVLAATANASITEASATSTATDVTYRFAYSGTPEFTRAYLDTDRDAATGFAQGAVGAEFLLENATLYRHGGAGWNWTPVTPVPHTHADGVATWTLPRAAIGETATPGDTDLVFQAEAPEQTSEKITQRHGDAPASPAPSDPPASPVPGGTVTYAASDEIIANPERGLYRHAGECDSAAFGEAALRSYRTDAKISLVMCVFYLREFRTGPIDAATLAHLQKQFDTVRAAGLKMVLRFAYTDSADGADAPKDRVLAHLDQLAPYLSRNADVIEVMQSGFVGAWGEGYYTQNFGNNGVVTAADRAARKAVHDKILQVLPATRMVQLRTPNFKRTMYGTAALTDAQAHDGSAAARTGHHNDCFLADATDQGTYTDTAAEYPYLAAETRYTAMGGETCAVHETRTRCPVATAEMARFHWTYLNHDYHPGVIDGFRAGGCLTTVERQLGYRFTLVDGTYPEKATAGGALPVRLTVRNDGWAAPINPRGAELILRATSTGAVTRLPLTADPRRWAAGTTTTVTETLTLPGTLAPGSYQLLLNLPDPLLPDRPEYAIRTANTGTWEAVTGFNQLGATVTVG
- a CDS encoding endo-1,4-beta-xylanase; translated protein: MRRTVMSVFAVAAVAAGVVIGGVAEAGTTLGASAAEKGRYYGAAIAAGKLGDSVYTGILNREFNSVTAENEMKWDATEPSQGRFSYANADRIVNHARSRGMLVRGHALLWHQQQPGWAQSLSGSALRNAAINHVTQVATYYRGKIHSWDVVNEAFADGGGGGRRDSNLQRTGNDWIEAAFRAARAADPGAKLCYNDYNTDGINAKSTGIYNMVRDFKARGVPIDCVGFQSHLTNSAPADYQANLQRFADLGVDVQITELDISGAGQATAYGAVTRACLAVARCTGITVWGIRDTDSWRTGQNPLLFDGNGGKKAAYTAVLNALNGGGSTVPTGGPSSPPPGGTGGCAASVSLNAWTGGYVATVRVTAGSSPISGWTVGVTVPSGGAITGVWSATGSATTGAVAFRNVDYNGTLAAGAATEFGFQGTGTAPAGTPTCQPG
- a CDS encoding sigma-70 family RNA polymerase sigma factor — translated: MTLRAVGENETRLVVAARAGDARALDELITAHLPLVYTIVRRGLDGRPDVDDVVQDVMVRALRRLPSLREPESFRLWLVSIAVRRVGTHLERSARAAERTTVLDDAADLPDAAFEAGAMARAELFAQRRTVRRAGRWLDPDDRVLLTLWWLESAREMDRAELAAALGVGVAHAGVRIQRMRERLETSRAVVRALEARPRCARLAAAMQRWDGVPGPLWRKRAARHVRGCPVCGAAARGLLPVERLFPALTLLPVPAGLAAAVLAETTVGKAAAGTALAAGTTAAGTAGGGAVAGAAPVAAGGAGAAGVLAQALAAHPIVAAMLAGVLATGVTVGAVEVAAPGPVAAPAPGGTAPAATGTVPPGAVAPGVVRPGPVSLESVNAPGTYLAVARSVGVLTPAGPAGAEAVRTQATFEALEGLADPACVTFRFSDGRYLRHASWRLVLNIRDRTELFRGDATFCPRPGAGPGAVTLESKNYPGYFLRHRGGELWVDRSDGTDAFRADSSFLVRAPLAE
- the pdxY gene encoding pyridoxal kinase PdxY, with amino-acid sequence MRVLSIQSAVAHGHVGNSAAVFPLQRIGVEVVPVPTVNFSNHTGYGAWRGPLIAPADVAEIILGVEERGVFPRIDAVLSGYQGGVGIGDVIVDAVRRVKAANPAALYACDPVMGNAKSGCFVAPEIPALLRDRVVPVADIITPNQFELGFLTGTEPASIESTLASADLARAMGPATVLVTSVERPDRAEGTIEMLVVDDTGAWLVTTPHLPFKANGSGDVTAALFTAHYVATRDAAVSLERTASSVFDLIETTYRSGERELQLIEAQDFYATPRMQFTARRVR
- a CDS encoding ankyrin repeat domain-containing protein; protein product: MTDPPLFAAAHAGDLDTVRRLIREGAALEERGSWGRTPLAAAARGGHADVLELLLAAGADPAARDNQRHVPLDHAATAGVARLLLAATGSAEPHGRATAGPHGHATTEPHGRATAGPHGHVTAGMHGRVTAGPHGRVMAGMQGHVTAGRDEVVAVLLEGGADPHTRDSHGRSALHHARTAGMVRMLVAAGASPHAIDRDGLTPLHGAPDAGIARALLAAGADPHATDPRGRTPLHTATAPDVIEVLLEAGVPADVRDGRGWTPLAYLAGGHSADSVRAIRLLIDAGADVTRRNADGIAPIHRLRRWSSTLPESAARAAIRRRQLAVAEPAVHAGLVRRVAADRAIGLPQRCAVVHPGGAEAVTAGPDGILVRWSLEGAAPRPTEVTGTDRPPFAALAVSPDGTLLALAGGENQPLEIRRWDRLDEVVAVVEELPSCESVSFSPDGRLIAAGWWSPGGGHGLAVITPAGRRVSYVDAHAHGVEGLAFAPDGRLVVSWLGDGAGELALVDPDPDDPGDVTFEGIACRVEALSFAPDGRRLAVCGAAPSDVRTSTAEPGMIVVFDAVTRRPVWELTVDRRVKQHLQSWHETVKPLSVCFTPDGRRVVAGLTGGLLILDADTGAVVHARPWWPRNVTSVHAVDPSSVLVTTPDGFHRIAVPTG
- a CDS encoding SDR family NAD(P)-dependent oxidoreductase; this encodes MDLQLTGKSAFVSGSTQGIGYAIARALAGEGVDVILNGRDPVRLDAAVEALRHDVPGVSVTGLAADFTDPGQVERLCAEIPDVDILINNVGLFEIKEFALVTDADWRTYFEVNVLSGVRLSRRLLPAMLERGWGRVVFVSSESGVDIPANMIHYGTTKTAMLSVGNGLAKLTKGTAVTVNSVLGGPTYSDGVAATVRGLAEAQAVPEEAMKAAIIGTNQTTLLGRFITPDEIANAVTFVTSPLASAINGSAVRVDGGVLTTLL